A single genomic interval of Suncus etruscus isolate mSunEtr1 chromosome 12, mSunEtr1.pri.cur, whole genome shotgun sequence harbors:
- the CT55 gene encoding cancer/testis antigen 55 — MFCALARVFSFFFQKKDLEEKSMDEDEMLLKDYIKLTTIHGSVTKVCENYVVIDESIYISSDFVANNVIPKIGQKVTAVIEEDMSLEKEAIEVDILPDDSSSVEVSRNEVPTINVVIDDSIFFTLDSLKLPDGYIPQLFDIGNVVAVKNICCGWRAFSMSLLKKK, encoded by the exons ATGTTCTGTGCTCTTGCCAGagtattttccttcttctttcagAAGAAGGATTTGGAAGAAAAGAGCATGGATGAGGATGAGATGCTCTTGAAAGATTATATCAAGTTAACAACAATTCATGGATCTGTGACAAAGGTCTGTGAGAATTATGTCGTCATTGATGAGTCGATCTACATCAGTAGTGATTTTGTGGCTAACAACGTAATTCCAAAAATTGGACAAAAAGTTACTGCCGTCATAGAGGAAGATATGTCTTTGGAAAAGGAAGCAATCGAGGTGGATATTCTCCCTGATGATAGCTCTAGTGTGGAAGTCAGCCGCAATGAAGTTCCAACTAT AAATGTGGTGATCGATGATAGTATCTTTTTCACCTTGGATTCTCTAAAACTTCCTGATGGTTATATACCCCAATTATTTGACATTGGTAATGTAGTTGCAGTGAAAAACATTTGCTGTGGTTGGAGAGCATTCTCTATGtctctattaaaaaagaaataa